ACCTGCGCCTTGTCGCCTTCCGGTTTGACCAGCGAGATCGACGCCTGGTGACGAATCAACTGGTTGTTGAGATAGACGTCGAGCACATAGTCGCCTGGCGCAAGCGCGTCATCCTGCTGATTAAAGCGACCCAAATCCAGTGACTTGCCAACGTCGGAACCCTGCAAAAGCGCCGGGTCAAAGTAATATTCCGCACACGCCGTCGCCGGAACGAATGCCAGGCCGATCAGAGGGGCGACAACGTTATAGCGGATAGTCGGCACTGATGCGTGCTCCCTGATCGTTGATCAAGGTAATGCGTACGCGCTGCGCGTCAGCGGCTCGCGGAAAGTGAAACGTTTCGCTGGCAAAGGGCGAAATCATGTCATTTTTGGGGTGCTGGATTTGCGATGAACCGCCCGGTTGCAGGGCTGCGACCGTGACGAAATAAGGTTGATTGTTCTTAATACTTATCGCCAGTTCTTTATTTCCGCTAATCCGTTTGACCTGCAGATTCTCCAGCATTTTTTGCGGATCGCCGACCAGTCCTGCCGGGCGATAAAAAAGTTTGACCCGATTGCGCAACATAATCAGCAGACTGTTTTGTTTTTCGGTTTGGCTTGCTGATTGTCCGGCATTGGCGGGGGGGATCTGCATGAAATTAAAATAAACCAGTGATTCCCTGTCCTGCGGTAACGCTTTCCCCTGGGTGTAAATAATACGAATAACTTGTCCTTCTCCAGGCTGAATACGAAATGCCGGAGGCGTGGCAATAAACGGAACCTGCGCCGATTTATCCGGGCCATCGGCCATATTGCCGTTATCGAACCAGCTCTGGACAACATAGGGAATGGCATCTTTATTTTTCAGGTGCACATCGGTAGATTTCGCCGCACCATTATAAATAATACGCGTTCCTGTCATCGTAATACTGGCATGCACCTGGCTACAGCAGGTAGCGAAAAAAAGAAACAGGCAGCCTGAAATAAACGGACGATAGCGGTGAGAGGTTCGCATAGTATTTTCCCTGAATGTGAATGGCGGGAGTACATTCCCGCCAGAACTACTCTTACTGATAAGAAACGGCGTATTGCAGTGAGGCCAGCACCGTACCGGTAGTGGCAGAACCACCGCTGTAATACTGGGCTTTATAGGTCGCGCTCGCCGAGGTCTTATTCGCGTCGAGAGAGAGGTCTCCAGTGCCGGTGAAGGCACTGCGGAAATCAATTTCGTCACCGCTGGTGTCGAGAATTTGGATCTCCACATCTGTCGCAGAACCCGTGCTGCCCAGGTTTCCGGTGGCAGAACTGATGTTGTTGCCAACGAAGACCGTCGAGATCTGCACGCCAGAAGGCGAGCCGGTACAGTTGCTCACACCCACATCAAATGTCGTCGCGCCAGCCACCTGATTGGCATTCAGATCGGTGGCAGTCACGGTCGGCAGCAATACCACCGGAGAGGCATCAGAGCCATTTACCGATATTGAGCAAGTCTCGTCACTCACTTCGCCCATAAACGTAATGGTATTGTCAGAGGCCAGTGCATTCGTGGAAAAGAGCGCAGAAGCCATCAGCGCCGAAAGGAAGGCACGATTTAAGGTCATAATATAAACTCCATTTTTTATCAGTCGTATTGATTTACCCTGTGATTCAGGGATCTTCCATGCGCAGGGACATTTATCGCGATGGCTCTGTGCGGGAATAAGGAAAAAGTGAAATTATTGGTAATTTTCTTAAAGGTAAATTATTTCCTGCGCCAGAAATATTTTAACGGCAATGATTGTAATTTCGCAGCGAGCTTAACTTCACCCGGATGAATAAATTTATTTGTCTGTGTGGATATTAGCCGGAATGTTCCTGGAGAGGAAAATCGTTTAAAACGAACAGATAGATTGCGTGTGATAGATTGGGCCTATTGAATTTTGGAAATAGATCGGTAGTAGCTTTTTTAGGAATTTTATATTATTAGATGATTAATATTGAAGTGTTTCATCGGCCGCAAAGCATATTTCTATTTAATTGATTACCTGATTAAGAAAATTCACATTTTATGCTTAAGTAAAACTGAACAGTTAGCCATGCTAATCATTTTTATGATGACATGCCGGGATAAGAATTTTATGTAATTATTCCGCCTCTTTTGGAAGCTAATCATTAAGGGTTCCAGTAATTACAGGCTGTTTGACATCAAAAAACGGGAAAAAAAATTTTCCTCTGCAATTGATGTTGCGTCATTTTTGCCATGTTTATAACAAAAAAGCGCGAGAGTAGACCTTGAAAGGGATAAGTTGTGGTGGTTTTTTGAACAGCATTATGTGTTCCGGGAGAGCAGTCGACTTTTGGGAGCCAGCAAATCATTGCCTTCGCAACGAAGTGGATGGGGTTTTCTGGAAAGAAGAGTGCGCACAGCGACAGGCGCTGTGCGTCAGAAACGTATTTTCAGGAGGCGTGAACAATTCCCATATAGCCATGAATGCCCATATACAATCCGACCAGACCGATCAACAGACTGGAAAAATAGGGGGCTTTTCTTGCCAGTGCGTTGAATCCACTCCAGCGTTTGGCAACCTGATGAACGCTAACCGCAGCACCGACGCCGACGGTCACCAGCGTAATAGCCAGTCCCAGGCTAAAGCAGAGCACCATCGTTGCGCCGAGCGTAAAAGCTTTCAACTGGATGCAAATCAGCAATACGGTAATCGCCGCCGGGCAGGGGATCAGTCCGCCTGTCAGACCGAACAGCAAGATTTGCCCATTGGTCACCTCTTTGCCGTGAAAACGACGCTGAATATCACTGGCATGTGCGCGTTCATGGGCGTCCTGCCAGGCTTTCGATCCCTCCGCCAGTCCTGCCAGATTACCGTGGTCGTGATGATGCTCGTGCTCGTGATCGTGATGCGCATGATCATGGTGTTCGTGGTGGTCATGATGATCATGTTGATGGTCGTGCTCATCATGCTGCATCCCGGTGAGCCAGTTTCGCTCCCCCTGCCACGTCCGCCAGAACATCCATGACGCAGTGCCCAGAATAATGAACGCGGAAATGAGTTGCAGCCAGGGTTCCACGGACTCTGCGGTAAATGCCTGACTGATATACATGCCACCGAGTGCGATCAGCCAGACCACGGCGGTATGGGATAGCGTTGCCGCGAGTCCCAGCATCACCGCCTGCTTGATCGTCCCTTTAATGGCGATGATGAATGCCGCCATCATCGTTTTCGAGTGTCCGGGTTCCAGTCCATGCAGCACACCGAGAAGAATTGCGCTGGGAATGAAAAACCACGCGTTACCTTGCTGAAGAAGTGTTGAAAATTCACCCATGATAATGATTCTTAGTTGCCTGTTTTGTCGGATTCTACTCCCCCCCAGTACCAAATACTACCCCCCAGTAGTAGCGTAATGCTATAATCCAAAAAGATTTATGTTAATGAGGTGTTGCGATGTCACATACCATCCGGGATAAACAGAAACTTAAAGCCCGAACCAGCAAAATTCAGGGGCAGGTCGTTGCGCTGAAGAAAATGCTCGACGAACCTCATGAGTGTGCCGCAGTCCTGCAACAGATCGCTGCGATACGCGGGGCAGTGAATGGATTAATGCGGGAAGTGATTAAAGGGCATCTGACCGAACATATCGTTCATCAGGGCGATGAAGAGAAGCGGGAAGAAGATCTGGACGTGGTTCTGAAGGTTCTGGACTCCTATATAAAATAGCCGGGAACGCAGTCCCGACTCTGTGTCTTAGCAATACACTACCGCCTGATTCCGCTGGGCAATATAGCGCTCAACGTGCTTATAGCCACTAATGGATTCCAGCGCATGCAGCAGGCAGCAGACCGCCCGGGCATTCGTTTGATCGGTTTCGTCTTCGCTATGACTTTGCAACGCTTCTTCACATAACCTGCGCACGGCAGGTGGAAAAGCGAGCTTTTGCAGAGAGTGCTCCAGCTCTCCGAAGGCTATCTCTTTACGTGCCGTGAAGAGCGATAGCAATACCGCACTCAGCACGCGCGTTTCTTCTTCGTAGTATCCCACTTTATATACCTTGTCCATTTCGTTCCCTGTTGTCGGACTCATCTGCGTCTATGCAAATGCACTGCTGTACCATCCGTTTCTTTCAGCAACAGCGGATAAGATGACTTATCGCCAGAGACCGGATGCGAGTGAATAAACAACGAATTGATTCGTCCACCCATTCTTTTCTCAATTCTTTGCTTGTAGGCGTAGACGCTGCGGATATCCATACCCAACAGTTGAGCGATCTGGTGCGGATTACTGCCTGCAACCATATGGCCCAGGATGGTGAACTCCATCTGCGTCAACGTATTCCCTTTGGTGAACGACAAATGCCGCCCGATGAACACCTGCCTGATCTTCTCATTGGCAACATCCAGTCCGTCATCGTGGTAAATGATGGCGGAAATCGCAGGATGCTTTTTACGCCAGTAGTTGGCGAGCGACTGCATGTTACGATCGCTTATCAGAATAATGCCCATGCGTGTACTTGCGAGATATTCTATCCACTCTATATCCAGAAACAGGCGTAAAAAGCTGATAGAAAAATCCACAAAAATATAGCCACTAAGCCTGGCGTTGTGATTATTATTTAGAATCCCTTCAATTACCCCTTTATTAAAATAAATGCTTTCTTCTGGCCACATGCAAAAACAAGCATTGGCACAATACTGTAAGCGGGGTGATTTTTCGGGCATTATTTTACAATGCAAGGTACAACTGCTGCATGTCAAATTCTTTAATTTAACGTCCAGCCCCATATTGAGAGCCTCCCTATCCGTAGATGATTTCATAATTTCATCCGTTTTAAAACATGTCAATACTCTACAAAATGCAACTTTGATAGTGAGGAAATCCTAAAATTTAGTTATTGCTATTATTCCTAATCGCATTTTTTTTTAGGCTATTATCTCTGTATCAATTCAGGTTTCTATCGGGGTCGTTGTCCGGCAGGCAAAGTATGAAAAAACGCCTCCAGGAATTTTGTAACAACCACCAGGAAAATCTATATTGCAAAAATGTTTAAAATTTATCGCTAAATGGCATTAATAGCAAAAAGTTGATCTTATGTTAAATTGTCTGAAACAATTGTAACAATGCCTTGTCTTTTATTAAGTAATACTATTTATCTGTTTGTCCGTTTTTTAAACGTGAAACAATAATAATGTGTGCTGAGTGATAACGCATCTAAAATGGTCTTAATTAAGAATAGATGATCTTTTTCAGATAGAAGTGTATTGATTTATAAGAATTTTTATTTTTGAGCTATGATCATACTGACATATCTATTATATATTTGGTGATCTCTGTATAAGATTTTTGTAGCATGAGATTCATCATGTAAATGCGAGAATGCACACAGTGCCTGAGAAGTACACACACACAACATTATACACAATTAATAACCTGGTTGATTTTCACCCGGGTGACAGAACGCTGACGAATAAAAATACGCAAAAAACAGTCATTCTTCAAAACCCTGCGAGTTTCATACTTTTATATCTCCTTACTCATTGTGGGGTTGTTATTCCGCAAACTCAGCTCGTAGAGGTGGGCTGGGGGGATAAAAACACTATCACTTCAGTCAATACGTTATATCAGACGGTGCTCATACTCAGAAATGCGTTAACCGAAGTCGGGTTGCCGCGCGATCTGATTAAAACCATTGCCCGTCGCGGTATGATGATGACAGCGGAAATTGAACGTACGGAGACGGAATCGGTTGATTATGTGGAGGAGTGCGAGATCGGTGAGGAGGAGCCTACACCGCCTGTGCTGAAGGCGACTCAGTCCAAAATGCGGGCTTCAAGAGAAACGCTAATGATGGGGGTCATTTTACTGTCGGTATTGCTGGTCGGTGTCGGCCTTTCTTTTGGCCTGTTATATCCGACGGCTGAATCGCTGTTTTCTACCTATACCATTATTGATACTACCTCCTTTTCATCCTGTACCCTGTTACTGAAAGGCAATAGTACACTAAATACTCGCTATGCAACTTTTCTGACGAGGCATCCGGATATCTGCCAGAGTCACAAATATGTGTATCTCTCGGGAATGAATAGCGCGAAAAATATTGCGGCAGTTGCCTGTCAGTTTGATGTAAGGGAATATCCTCAGACAAAATGTACGACATGGTACTCAATTAATGATAAAAATTAAAATAGTAGTATTCATTTTACTGGCTGTAGTAGTGATATTGTCAGGCGCAGGTTACTGGTATTCGCATAAGGGAAAAAGTGGAATTGATTGCCGGGGGCGAGTGGTATGGGAAGTTAATGATGAGGAGTTCCGGGGAGACGTTGCCTACCAGATGCATAATAATCAGGGGATAGTGACCATCACCGGTGATTTGCATACGCCGGAAGCGAATAATTATAAAATTAGCCGGATTATCTATTTCACTTATTATACGGTGCGGGACAACTATATTATTCGATCCAATAATCTCGTGCGGTTTCCGAGTGATAATTTAGAGGCGCAAAAAGGATACCGGTCGCTGCCCACGATCTATCTCTCAGAGCACGCTTCTTTCTCGCTATTGATAAAACGTTATCGGGAAGGGTGGGCCTTTACCACGGTTGGCGCTCCCTCGCTGCTATGCCGCAGTAGTGAGTAAACGGCCCGGACGAGCCGTTTACTTCAGTATTAGGCGAGGAACATCACGGACACGCAAAGCAGGCCGACAATCAGGGTGATCAGATTACCAGGTGAGCGATGCGGTTTTAACGCCGGGATCAGATATGTCGACAGGGTCGGCATAATGAACAAAATCATGGCGATGAGCGGTCCGCTGATGGCGTAAATCATTGAGATCGCATTCGGGTTGATGCAGCAGACAATAAAGGTAATAGCTGACACCAGCATGATGGACAGAGCACGGTTAAAGGCCCGACTTTTCTTCACCCCAACCTGTTGCAGGCCGGTTTTGACCACCTCGGTAGCCCCTTCGATGACGCCAAAGTAGGTGCCGAGAAAGGATTTCGACATCGCCACAACGGCGACGATGATACCCGAAATCGAGAGCCACGCCGGGGCGGCAGGCATCATGGATAAGGCCGAGAGAATGGTGACGCCTTCATTTTTAGCGGCTTCAATGTACGAAGGTGGAATCGATAACAGGCAGCTAAAGACGAAGAACAGCACGCTTAAGCAGATGATCAGATAGGCTACCTTCATGATTTTTTTGCATTTACCCATGGCCTGCTCGCCATATTTCTCACGCCTGTCGATGGCAAACGTGGAGATAATAGGCGTATGGCTAAAAGCAAAAACCATCACCGGAATCGATATCCATACCTGATGAAGGGTGTGCTGATCGAACGTCATTTGTTCCGTGAGCAACGAAGGTTGCCAACTGCCGGTCAGATACAGCGAGAGAAATAAGAAGTAGGCGATCAGAGGGAACACCAGAAAGCCCATCACACGAATGGTGGCATGACGGCCCATCAGGAAAATCAGGTTCAGGATTAACACCACGCCGAGGCTGACCGCCATGCGGATGCTCAGGTTAATCTCAAGATACCGGGCTAACTGCTCCGTCAGGGAGTTGGTTATGGCGACGGCATAAATCAGCACCACAACAAAAAAAGCAACAAAGTACAGCGTGGTGATGAGGCTGCCGATCTTCTTACCGTAATAGTGCGTAACCGCGCCGGTGATCCCTTCTCCCGCGGAGGTTTTAGACGAGAGAATGAACTGACATAAGGCTTTATGCGGCCAGTAGGTGAGCGGCCAGGCGACCAGGGCTGTGACAAACAAGACAATCGCGCCCGCGGAGCCAAGCTGGATGGGGAGAAACAGGGTCCCTGCGCCCACCGCAGTTCCATATAACGCAAAACTCCAGAGCGTTTCTTCTTTTGACCAAATTTTCGACATTTCTTGAACGTATCAACTATAAAATAAACAAAAAGAAGCGCAATTTACCATAAATGAGCGGGTGGGCGTGAGGACTGAACGGGAGAAGGGGTGGCAACGGGCCTTGCCGGAACCGTATCGATTCCGGCAAACGTCTGAATTATCAGGCGGTCACGCGCTGTTCGCGACGCTTCACAACGCGTATGCGTAACGTGTCATAGGCCCAGTTGTAGAACATGGTGTAGGGCAGGAAGAACAGGAAGAAGCCAATCTCCAGCGTAAAGGCCTGAATCAGGCTGACGTTCAACACGTACGCCACGATACTCACGCCGATGACAATAAAGCCGCTTTCAAACCCCAGCGCATGAAACGCACGCACTTTCGCTGTTCGCTTCACCAGATGTGAAGGCCAGAAACGGTCAAACAGCGCGTTGTAGATGATGTTCCAGATCATCGCCGTGGTCGCCAGCAGGATCGTCAGTCCGCCCATTTCCAGTACCGATCGCTGCATCAACCAGGCCGTAGTCGGTGCCAGGATCGCCGTGGCAATCCCTTCAAAACAGACAGCGTGGAAAACACGCTCCAGTAACGAACGACGTTGAACCGCATTGTGTTGCATAACTTACCTTTCTTAAAAACGCCCGGATCACGGAATAGGGGGCATTTTATCGTTTTATATGATATCTAAAAGATAGTATCCATCGATAAAGTAGATAGTTCATGCGTTATTCACCTGAAGCCTTAACCGCCTTTGTCGAGACGGTTTCCTGTGGTTCCTTCTCGGCCGCGGCTCGCCGACTGCGTAAAAGCCAATCCACTATCAGCACGGCGATCGCCCACCTTGAAGCCGATCTTGGCGTTCAACTTTTTGATCGTTCCTCGCGTCAACCGGTGCTGACAGAAGAAGGAAAGAAAGTACTCAGCTACGTTCAGGCGATTCTGTCGGCCAGCGAGCGTCTTGATGAGGTGGCGCTTTCGCTGTCTGGCGAAACCGAAGCGCGCCTGACGTTTGTGCTCTCAGACACCCTGCACCCCGATGTGCTGGAGGAACTGATGGTGCAGTTTGATCGCCAGTTTCCGCATACCGAGTTTGAGTGCCTGATTGGTGAAGATGTCGACGTCATCGATCTGCTGCAAAAAGAGCGTGCGCAGGTCGGTTTGATTGAAGCCAGAGACCACTATCCCACCGATATTGGTGCGACGCGCTTGCCGATGCAGACGTGGATGGGACTCTATGTCGCCGCTTCCCATCCCCTAGCGAAAGCGAAAAAACTGCAGTGGGATCAGTTGCACACCTGGCGTGAGTTACGCCTTAACACCTACATCGATCATGGTGCTCAGCTTGCCCGTGGTCCGGTGTGGTCCGCGCCGAACTATTTGCTGTTGTTGAGTATGGCTGTACAGGGTTTTGGCTGGTGTGCGCTTCCCTGTGCGTTGGTGGAGGAGTTCGCGGCGGAAAAACCGCTGGTGCAACTGGACATACCGGGGTGGCCCAAAGCCATTGCGATCGATCTGCTCTGGAGTAAAAAATCACCGCCCGGCGCGGCAGGGAGCTGGTTGAGATACCATTTACAGCAAGGCCGTGTCCCTGGCTGAGGGGCGTTATAACGATTTCCTTTGTGATAAAACTCACTTTTCTTAAACAATCAGGATAACTATTTTTAACAATCCTCTACTATTGCGGTGTTATTTTGCGCTGAGGTCGTAATGAAAGAGGTGGTGATTGTCGGGGCGTTGCGTACGCCAATTGGTTGTTTTCAGGGGACGCTGGCGCGTCATTCTGCCGTTGAATTGGGCAGTATGGTGGTCAAAGCGTTAATTGAAAGCAGCGGCGTGAATGCACATGCCGTTGATGAAGTGATCCTCGGGCAGGTGCTGACGGCGGGGGCGGGGCAAAACCCGGCGCGTCAGTCTGCAATTAAGGGAGGATTACCGAACACCGTTTCTGCTATCACTATTAACGACGTTTGTGGTTCCGGGCTGAAAGCGCTGCATCTCGCCACGCAGGCGATCCAGTGTGGCGAAGCGGACATCGTGATTGCCGGCGGGCAAGAGAATATGAGTCGTGCGCCGCATGTTCTCACCGACAGTCGAACCGGCGCACAGTTGGGCAACAGCCAGCTCGTCGACAGCCTGGTGCACGACGGCCTGTGGGATGCCTTCAATGATTACCACATGGGGGTGACCGCCGAAAATCTGGCGCGTGAATACGGCATCAGCCGGGAACTGCAGGATGCGTATGCCCTCAGTTCGCAGCAAAAGGCGCGCGCGGCCATTGATGCCGGTCGCTTTAAAGCGGAAATTGTTCCGGTTGCCACCCAGCGTAATGGGCAAACCGTGATGATTGATACCGACGAGCAGCCGCGAACCGATGCCAGCGCAGAAGGTCTGGCGCGGCTTGATCCGGCCTTTGAACTGTCAGGGTCGGTGACCGCCGGCAATGCTTCTTCTATTAATGATGGTGCGGCGGCGGTGATGATGATGAGCGAGACCAAAGCGCAGGAGCTGAATTTGCCTGTGCTGGCGCGCATCCGCGCCTTTGCCAGCGTCGGTGTGGATCCTGCGCTGATGGGGATTGCTCCTGTATATGCCACTCGACGCTGCCTGGAGCGGGTCGGCTGGCAGTTGGCCGATGTGGATCTCATTGAAGCGAATGAGGCGTTTGCCGCCCAGGCGCTTTCCGTGGGCAAAATGCTGGAGTGGGACGAACGTCGGGTGAACGTCAACGGGGGGGCGATTGCCCTTGGGCATCCGATTGGTGCTTCCGGCTGTCGTATTCTGGTTTCTTTGGTTCACGAAATGGTTAAACGCAATGCCCGCAAAGGCCTGGCGACGCTGTGCATTGGCGGTGGGCAAGGCGTGGCATTAGCCATCGAACGTGATTAACGCTTCTTTTCCTCTCCCTCTCTGTCTTTCAATCCTGTTCATACCCGTTATGCCGCGCGATAAATCTCCACGGCATAACGGCATTGTGCTGTGCATTCCCTCCGATTTTAGCGCCGGGTAGATGAACTAAACGAATGAACTTACCGCGGTTTGCCCGGGCGTCGTGGTATCGAAGACTCAGGGTTTAATCCTATTCCCTTGTTTTACTATACGATTTTTCTCCCTCACTTAATCATGGGATGAATCGACCGTGATCGAAATTACACTTTTGACAATAAGACGCAGAAAAAGTGAAACGATGTTTTATTTGTAATTGAAAACGGGTTCCTGGAAGACTATCATGGGCGCATAAAGTAAAACGGAACAGCGTTTCGCTCTCCGTTGAGAAATTCCCGCTCAGTACATCACTGGAGGTAAATGTGGACGTAAGACAAAGTATTCACAGCGCGCACGCCAAAACACTGGATACCCAGGGGCTACGCAAGGAGTTTTTGGTTGAGAAAGTGTTCGTGGCTGACGAATACACGATGGTTTACAGCCACATTGACCGCATTATCGTCGGCGGCATTATGCCGGTGGCAAAAACGGTCTCCGTCGGCGGCGAAGTGGGTAAACAACTCGGTGTAACCTATTTCCTGGAACGTCGCGAACTGGGTGTGATCAACATCGGTGGCGCAGGCACCATCACCGTCGACGGTCAGTGCTATGAGATCGGTCACCGCGATGCGCTGTATGTGGGTAAAGGGGCAAAAGAAGTGGTCTTCGCCAGCGTGGATAGCGCGACGCCAGCCAAGTTCTACTACAACTGCGCGCCAGCGCATACCACGTACCCAACCAAAAAAGTGACGCCTGCCGATGTTGCGCCTGTGACCTTAGGCGACAATCTCACCAGCAATCGTCGTACCATCAATAAATATTTCGTGCCGGATGTGCTGGAGACCTGCCAGCTGAGCATGGGGCTTACCGAATTGGCGCCGGGCAATCTGTGGAACACGATGCCGTGCCACACCCATGAGCGCCGCATGGAAGTGTACTTTTATTTCAATATGGAAGAAGACACCTGCGTCTTCCATATGATGGGGCAGCCTCAGGAAACGCGTCATATTGTCATGCACAATGAACAGGCGGTTATTTCACCAAGCTGGTCGATTCACTCCGGCGTGGGCACCAAAGCCTATACCTTCATTTGGGGCATGGTCGGTGAAAACCAGGTCTTTGATGACATGGACCACGTAGCGGTGAAAGATCTGCGCTAGTCGCGGGCGCTCATAACGCCTGTCCGTGACAGGTATGAAAAACTAAGGATTTACAATGATTTTGAATGCATTCTCTCTCGAAGGTAAAGTCGCTGTCGTGACCGGTTGTGATACCGGTCTGGGCCAGGGCATGGCGCTCGGTCTGGCGGAAGCCGGCTGCGATATCGTCGGGATTAACATCGTTGAGCCGACCGAAACCATCGAGCGTGTGACCGCACTGGGCCGTCGCTTTTTGAGCCTGACCGCTGACCTGCGTCAGATCG
The DNA window shown above is from Citrobacter farmeri and carries:
- a CDS encoding fimbria/pilus periplasmic chaperone, with translation MRTSHRYRPFISGCLFLFFATCCSQVHASITMTGTRIIYNGAAKSTDVHLKNKDAIPYVVQSWFDNGNMADGPDKSAQVPFIATPPAFRIQPGEGQVIRIIYTQGKALPQDRESLVYFNFMQIPPANAGQSASQTEKQNSLLIMLRNRVKLFYRPAGLVGDPQKMLENLQVKRISGNKELAISIKNNQPYFVTVAALQPGGSSQIQHPKNDMISPFASETFHFPRAADAQRVRITLINDQGARISADYPL
- a CDS encoding fimbrial protein, with product MTLNRAFLSALMASALFSTNALASDNTITFMGEVSDETCSISVNGSDASPVVLLPTVTATDLNANQVAGATTFDVGVSNCTGSPSGVQISTVFVGNNISSATGNLGSTGSATDVEIQILDTSGDEIDFRSAFTGTGDLSLDANKTSASATYKAQYYSGGSATTGTVLASLQYAVSYQ
- a CDS encoding nickel/cobalt efflux protein RcnA; protein product: MGEFSTLLQQGNAWFFIPSAILLGVLHGLEPGHSKTMMAAFIIAIKGTIKQAVMLGLAATLSHTAVVWLIALGGMYISQAFTAESVEPWLQLISAFIILGTASWMFWRTWQGERNWLTGMQHDEHDHQHDHHDHHEHHDHAHHDHEHEHHHDHGNLAGLAEGSKAWQDAHERAHASDIQRRFHGKEVTNGQILLFGLTGGLIPCPAAITVLLICIQLKAFTLGATMVLCFSLGLAITLVTVGVGAAVSVHQVAKRWSGFNALARKAPYFSSLLIGLVGLYMGIHGYMGIVHAS
- the rcnR gene encoding Ni(II)/Co(II)-binding transcriptional repressor RcnR, giving the protein MSHTIRDKQKLKARTSKIQGQVVALKKMLDEPHECAAVLQQIAAIRGAVNGLMREVIKGHLTEHIVHQGDEEKREEDLDVVLKVLDSYIK
- a CDS encoding helix-turn-helix transcriptional regulator, whose protein sequence is MGLDVKLKNLTCSSCTLHCKIMPEKSPRLQYCANACFCMWPEESIYFNKGVIEGILNNNHNARLSGYIFVDFSISFLRLFLDIEWIEYLASTRMGIILISDRNMQSLANYWRKKHPAISAIIYHDDGLDVANEKIRQVFIGRHLSFTKGNTLTQMEFTILGHMVAGSNPHQIAQLLGMDIRSVYAYKQRIEKRMGGRINSLFIHSHPVSGDKSSYPLLLKETDGTAVHLHRRR
- a CDS encoding winged helix-turn-helix domain-containing protein — its product is MPEKYTHTTLYTINNLVDFHPGDRTLTNKNTQKTVILQNPASFILLYLLTHCGVVIPQTQLVEVGWGDKNTITSVNTLYQTVLILRNALTEVGLPRDLIKTIARRGMMMTAEIERTETESVDYVEECEIGEEEPTPPVLKATQSKMRASRETLMMGVILLSVLLVGVGLSFGLLYPTAESLFSTYTIIDTTSFSSCTLLLKGNSTLNTRYATFLTRHPDICQSHKYVYLSGMNSAKNIAAVACQFDVREYPQTKCTTWYSINDKN
- a CDS encoding amino acid permease; this encodes MSKIWSKEETLWSFALYGTAVGAGTLFLPIQLGSAGAIVLFVTALVAWPLTYWPHKALCQFILSSKTSAGEGITGAVTHYYGKKIGSLITTLYFVAFFVVVLIYAVAITNSLTEQLARYLEINLSIRMAVSLGVVLILNLIFLMGRHATIRVMGFLVFPLIAYFLFLSLYLTGSWQPSLLTEQMTFDQHTLHQVWISIPVMVFAFSHTPIISTFAIDRREKYGEQAMGKCKKIMKVAYLIICLSVLFFVFSCLLSIPPSYIEAAKNEGVTILSALSMMPAAPAWLSISGIIVAVVAMSKSFLGTYFGVIEGATEVVKTGLQQVGVKKSRAFNRALSIMLVSAITFIVCCINPNAISMIYAISGPLIAMILFIMPTLSTYLIPALKPHRSPGNLITLIVGLLCVSVMFLA
- a CDS encoding multidrug/biocide efflux PACE transporter, translated to MQHNAVQRRSLLERVFHAVCFEGIATAILAPTTAWLMQRSVLEMGGLTILLATTAMIWNIIYNALFDRFWPSHLVKRTAKVRAFHALGFESGFIVIGVSIVAYVLNVSLIQAFTLEIGFFLFFLPYTMFYNWAYDTLRIRVVKRREQRVTA
- a CDS encoding LysR family transcriptional regulator, which codes for MRYSPEALTAFVETVSCGSFSAAARRLRKSQSTISTAIAHLEADLGVQLFDRSSRQPVLTEEGKKVLSYVQAILSASERLDEVALSLSGETEARLTFVLSDTLHPDVLEELMVQFDRQFPHTEFECLIGEDVDVIDLLQKERAQVGLIEARDHYPTDIGATRLPMQTWMGLYVAASHPLAKAKKLQWDQLHTWRELRLNTYIDHGAQLARGPVWSAPNYLLLLSMAVQGFGWCALPCALVEEFAAEKPLVQLDIPGWPKAIAIDLLWSKKSPPGAAGSWLRYHLQQGRVPG
- a CDS encoding acetyl-CoA C-acetyltransferase; this translates as MKEVVIVGALRTPIGCFQGTLARHSAVELGSMVVKALIESSGVNAHAVDEVILGQVLTAGAGQNPARQSAIKGGLPNTVSAITINDVCGSGLKALHLATQAIQCGEADIVIAGGQENMSRAPHVLTDSRTGAQLGNSQLVDSLVHDGLWDAFNDYHMGVTAENLAREYGISRELQDAYALSSQQKARAAIDAGRFKAEIVPVATQRNGQTVMIDTDEQPRTDASAEGLARLDPAFELSGSVTAGNASSINDGAAAVMMMSETKAQELNLPVLARIRAFASVGVDPALMGIAPVYATRRCLERVGWQLADVDLIEANEAFAAQALSVGKMLEWDERRVNVNGGAIALGHPIGASGCRILVSLVHEMVKRNARKGLATLCIGGGQGVALAIERD
- the kduI gene encoding 5-dehydro-4-deoxy-D-glucuronate isomerase is translated as MDVRQSIHSAHAKTLDTQGLRKEFLVEKVFVADEYTMVYSHIDRIIVGGIMPVAKTVSVGGEVGKQLGVTYFLERRELGVINIGGAGTITVDGQCYEIGHRDALYVGKGAKEVVFASVDSATPAKFYYNCAPAHTTYPTKKVTPADVAPVTLGDNLTSNRRTINKYFVPDVLETCQLSMGLTELAPGNLWNTMPCHTHERRMEVYFYFNMEEDTCVFHMMGQPQETRHIVMHNEQAVISPSWSIHSGVGTKAYTFIWGMVGENQVFDDMDHVAVKDLR